Genomic segment of Paenibacillus polymyxa:
AATTGGTTATCTCACTGGACAAACCATTGTCATGGATGGAGGACGCTATATGCAATAATCATATTCGCTTTTTGTTGTATACTACCAGTTTCTACATGTAAAGCATGCCCCCCAAAAGCGGTAACACAGCCCCATCTTTTTCTACGAAATCACACATGAGATTCATTCCATTATGGTACGTTCATATATTAGTCCATATAAAATGACAAAAATCTCGGGATGTATACACTTAAATGGATACATTTATCCATACTCCACAAGATAATAATTCAACCAAGTATATTCACAAGACGGACACAGTGATTTGAAAGGAATTACACAAAAACTTGATTACTTAAACGAGGGCAAACCCCATTCGGGGTGGATTTGGAGGTCAACTACCTCTGGCTTATGCCCCTAATCCGTCTCCAAGTTACCATAAATATGATGTAACTGATTACTATCAGGTATACCCGCTGTGTGGGAGTCTAAATGATTTTCGCACCTTGATGGAAGAAGCGGACCGAAAGGGAGTAAGATGTCATGGACCTTGTTATCAATCATTCAAGCCGCGAATATCCATGGTTCAAGGAGGCAGTAGCAACCTACAAAACAAATACCACTGTATATGGATGATATTACAGATTTGAATGAAAAGGGCTCGTAGGTCAGATGTTTTTTCACGTTTAACCATGTTAAAATAATAGAATAATTGGAGACTTGGCATGGAGAGAAGGCAGGTTGAATCAATGAAACCAAAACTTAACGATGTTGCACAATTAGCTGGAGTTTCACCGACTACGGTTTCTCGCGTACTTAATAATCGTGGCTATATCAGTCAAGAAACGAAGGATCAAGTTCATAAAGCGATGCAGGAACTGAATTATTTACCAAATGATGTGGCTCGGTCATTATTTAGTAAACGAACAAATCTAATTGGATTAATCATTCCAACTACAAGCAACCCATTTTTCGGAGAGCTGACTTTTCATATAGAGAATATTTCTGCGTCATTAGGCTATAAGCTGTTGCTTTGTAACAGTTTGAATCAGCTGGATAAAGAAGAATCTTATGTGGATATGCTTATGCGAAATCAAGTTGACGGTATTATCGTTGGTACACACAACCGAGGTATCGTAAATTATGAACAGAAGAATATTGCCGTCATTGCGATCGATCATTTTCTATCCGATTCAATCCCAGTTGTAGGATCGGATAATTATTTGGGTGGAAAACTGGCGTCAGAACTGCTTATTGAAAAGGGGTGCAAGCATATCTTACACATCAATGGCCCTGTTGAATTGGAAACACCGGCAAGCTTGAGAAGAAAAGCATATGAAGATGTGATGGAGCAGTATGGTCGAAAGGCAATTACCTATGAAGTACATGATCCCTTCCACCAACAGAATCACGATGAACCGATTAAACGCTTGCTCGATGAACATCCTGAAGTAGATGGATTGTTTGCGAGTAATGACTTGGTGGCTGCGTCTTTTATTGCTAAAGCAAGAAGTAGAGGAAAACGTGTTCCTGAAGATATTCGCGTAATTGGATATGACGGAACAGAAACAACCCGCAATCTTCTCCCAGAATTAACGACAATTCAGCAACCAATACAGGAGATCGCGAGATCTTCCATAGAGTTACTTATTAAAGAAATTGAAGGTGGATTCAGTGATGTCCCGCGAGAAACCTATCTACCAGTGAAACTTATTGAAGCTAGTACAGCTTAATACAATTTCCATAGTTTCAGCATTGTGATATAAGGTGGAGCTATCCTTATTAGAGTAATTGAAATCAAAGAGGAGAGCTCTTTTCCTTTTAGAAATATGTCAAGCGGTTGACATATGAAAGCGGTTGACATATAATCGATCTGTAAATACGGAAGTGCTTTCATTTACATTAAATGTTTAACTTAGAGGAGCGTTCGATATGAGAAAGTCAAAGAGCTTGTACTGGAAACTAAGTGCCTATTTCTTCTTTTTCTTCTTTACTTGGTCAGCAAGTTACTCATTGTTCTCCATCTGGCTAGGGCAAGAAATCAGTCTGAATGGTGCTGAAACAGGTGTTATCTTTACTGTAAACGCTATCTTTGCGCTATGTATGCAACCGCTTTATGGCTATATATCAGATAAAATTGGATTGAAGAAGCATATTTTATTTCTAATCAGTTCTTTACTCTTATTTGTTGGTCCTTTCTATATCTATATCTATGGGCCGTTACTTCAATACAATGTATTTCTCGGCGCCATTGTAGGTGGATTATACTTGGGTATTTCTTTTTTGGCAGGAATCGGAGCCATCGAATCTTATGTCGAGAAAGTCAGCCGAAAATATGGCTTTGAATACGGAAAATCTCGTATGTGGGGCTCGCTAGGTTGGGCAGCAGCAACATTTTTCGCTGGTCAGCTCTTCAATATCAACCCTAACATTAACTTCTGGATTGGATCCGTATCTGCTGTCATTCTGTTTATCATTATGATGACAATTAAAGTTGAAATGACAGATTCTGAGATGGAGCGAGCAGAATCTGTTAACTTTAAGCAAATCGTCCATTTGTTTGCAAACAAGCATTTATGGTTCT
This window contains:
- a CDS encoding LacI family DNA-binding transcriptional regulator, whose translation is MKPKLNDVAQLAGVSPTTVSRVLNNRGYISQETKDQVHKAMQELNYLPNDVARSLFSKRTNLIGLIIPTTSNPFFGELTFHIENISASLGYKLLLCNSLNQLDKEESYVDMLMRNQVDGIIVGTHNRGIVNYEQKNIAVIAIDHFLSDSIPVVGSDNYLGGKLASELLIEKGCKHILHINGPVELETPASLRRKAYEDVMEQYGRKAITYEVHDPFHQQNHDEPIKRLLDEHPEVDGLFASNDLVAASFIAKARSRGKRVPEDIRVIGYDGTETTRNLLPELTTIQQPIQEIARSSIELLIKEIEGGFSDVPRETYLPVKLIEASTA
- a CDS encoding MFS transporter, whose protein sequence is MRKSKSLYWKLSAYFFFFFFTWSASYSLFSIWLGQEISLNGAETGVIFTVNAIFALCMQPLYGYISDKIGLKKHILFLISSLLLFVGPFYIYIYGPLLQYNVFLGAIVGGLYLGISFLAGIGAIESYVEKVSRKYGFEYGKSRMWGSLGWAAATFFAGQLFNINPNINFWIGSVSAVILFIIMMTIKVEMTDSEMERAESVNFKQIVHLFANKHLWFFILYVLGVTCVYNVYDQQFPNYFSSTFSTVALGNQVYGYLNSLQVFLEAGMMFLAPFIVNKIGAKKGLILAGFLMAFRIMGSGLVIGPYGISAMKLIHALELPIMLISVFKYLAANFDTRLSSILYLVGYQFMSQVGASIFSPIAGMSYDIRGFANTYVIMGVFVFAFTTISIFTLKKEPKKLNPKPNKLFETA